DNA sequence from the Tissierella sp. genome:
AGACTAAAGAATATCCTACTAATGAAGAATTTGTAAACTTTCTTGATATACCAAAGGAGTACACCATGTCAGAATTACAGGCTAGAAAAGAAAAGAAAAAAAGTGATTGCTGTGGCGGAGAGGGTTGTTGTTAAATAAGGAGGAAGAATATGTTTAAAAACTTTAATATAAGTGATATAGATTTAACTAAATATTTGTTTTTCACTGGCAAAGGTGGAGTAGGAAAGACATCTACAGCTTGTGCCATAGCAGTTTCTTTAGCTGATAGTGGTAAGAAAATCATGCTAGTGAGTACAGATCCAGCTTCAAATTTACAGGATGTATTTGAAACAGAATTAGATAATAAGGGAATTAAGATTAAAGAAGTGCCAAATCTTACAGTAGCAAATTTTGAACCTGAAGCTGCTGCAGAAGAATACAAAGAAAGTGTTGTAGGACCATATAGAGGTAAGTTACCAGATGTAGTGATTGAAAATATGGAGGAACAGCTTTCTGGCTCATGTACTGTTGAGATAGCTGCTTTTAATGAATTTTCAGGATTCATCACAGATAAGAAGGCTGCTGAGAAATATGATCACATAGTATTTGATACTGCACCAACAGGCCATACATTAAGAATGCTTCAATTACCATCAGCTTGGACTAATTTTATTAGTGAAAGCACCCATGGTGCATCATGTCTTGGCCAATTAGCTGGACTAGAAGAGAAAAAAGATATATATAAAAATGCAGTAGAAAACCTAGCAGATAAGGAAAAAACTACATTGATACTGATTTCTAGACCAGAAGAATCAGCTTTAAAAGAGGCTGCAAGAGCTTCACAGGAGTTGCAAGAGATAGGTGTAAAAAATCAATCATTGATAGTAAACGGAGTATTGCAAGAACATGATGATGAACTGTCCAATGAAATATTTAATAAACAACAGGAAATCTTGAAAGATATACCTAATGCTCTTAAGGAACTTGATATATTTGAAATACCACTAAGACCATATAATATTTCAGGTATTGAAAATATTAGAGCCTTTTTTAATAGTGGAGAACTAAAGTATGCAGATGATAAATTAGATTTAGATCAAATTCCAAGCTTAAATAAGGTAGTTGATGATCTATATAATTCAGATAAAAAGGTAATATTTACTATGGGTAAAGGTGGAGTAGGCAAAACCACCATTGCAGCAACTATTGCTATGGAATTGGCTAAAAGAGGTAAAAAGGTCCACTTAACCACTACTGACCCAGCAGCACATATAGGCTTTGTAATAGATGAA
Encoded proteins:
- the arsA gene encoding arsenical pump-driving ATPase, with translation MFKNFNISDIDLTKYLFFTGKGGVGKTSTACAIAVSLADSGKKIMLVSTDPASNLQDVFETELDNKGIKIKEVPNLTVANFEPEAAAEEYKESVVGPYRGKLPDVVIENMEEQLSGSCTVEIAAFNEFSGFITDKKAAEKYDHIVFDTAPTGHTLRMLQLPSAWTNFISESTHGASCLGQLAGLEEKKDIYKNAVENLADKEKTTLILISRPEESALKEAARASQELQEIGVKNQSLIVNGVLQEHDDELSNEIFNKQQEILKDIPNALKELDIFEIPLRPYNISGIENIRAFFNSGELKYADDKLDLDQIPSLNKVVDDLYNSDKKVIFTMGKGGVGKTTIAATIAMELAKRGKKVHLTTTDPAAHIGFVIDESFGITLSRIDEKKELERYREEVIGKAKESNVSQEDIDYIEEDLRSPCTQEIAVFRAFAEIVQRSKDEIVVIDTAPTGHTLLLLESTQSYNKEIARTQGDIPESVKELLPKLKDEKHTEVLIITLAEATPYFEAKRLQEDLDRAGINSKWWIINSSFYATDTTNAILRAKASNEVQWINEINKVSNGNLALIKWTSEELKGENLSKLL